A stretch of the Arvicola amphibius chromosome 8, mArvAmp1.2, whole genome shotgun sequence genome encodes the following:
- the LOC119821234 gene encoding major allergen I polypeptide chain 1-like: MGTSEPGSESTVPGGGDGYLGASGLPGVSVPMPEMIYLQEHRQGVWAAKRGLFQSPRTDCGICPVINEKIDLFLGPSVPDYVDFVSKYKNNSATLENAKNLKICVDNKLTEEDKANVQSLVDKINANAFC; encoded by the exons ATGGGGACATCTGAACCTGGCTCAGAGAGCACTGTACCAGGAGGTGGTGATGGGTACCTGGGGGCTTCTGGTCTCCCTGG GGTATCTGTTCCTATGCCAGAGATGATCTACCTCCAGGAGCATCGGCAGGGAGTATGGGCAGCGAAGAGAGGTCTCTTCCAAAGCCCCCGCACAG ATTGCGGCATTTGCCCTGTTATAAATGAGAAGATTGATCTTTTCCTTGGCCCGTCTGTGCCTGACTATGTGGATTTCGTGAGCAAGTACAAGAATAATTCTGCCACATTGGAAAATGCTAAAAATCTGAAGATATGTGTTGATAACAAGTTGACGGAGGAAGACAAGGCGAATGTACAGAGTTTGGTG GATAAAATAAACGCTAATGCTTTCTGTTGA